CCACCCCGCTGCCGGCCCTCACGCCCCGCACATACCTGCGCCCCACCCGGTCCAACGAACAAGAGGGTCGACGCACTGTGCCACACGCGGCCGGCGCTTTCAACGTCGCCCCGCCAGGGTGTCGTCGGACGAGGCCATCCGCCGCACCTCCGACGCGGGGATGGTCCCCGGCGCGAGGATCGCGAAGTGATACGTCAGGCCCGCGTAGTACAGGTTCGCGGTGTACGAACGCGTGTCGTCGGTGGAGTCGTTCGTGCGGTACGAGTACCCTGCCTCGGCGACAAAATGCCGGCCGAGCAGGACCACGAGCGCTGCCGCGGCACGGCCCGTCTTGTCGACGATCTCGACGACGCCGGGCTCCTGGATCGAAGCCCTCGTCCAGCTCCCTCCCAGGTCGAGCGCGAGCCAGGGGGCGATCGCCCAGCGCGCCAGGAGCGTCGGCCCCCAGTCCGTCTCATCCCTGCCCGATTCCCTGAAGTCGCGCGTCTCGTGCCACAGCTCGCCGCCGACCTCGCTGCCCAGGCGGGCGCGGATGCGCGCGCTGCCGGATGCCCGCCCGAGTTGCAGGGTGTCCCCGTCTGGCTGCGCCTCGAGACGGTCCTCGTAGCCCAGCGTCCAGAAACCGTCGCGCTCCAGCTGACCTCTGATCTCCGCCGACTTGAGGAACGAGGTCGTCTCGTGCGCAGGCGTTTCCTCGCCGTCGTCCGGGGCGGCGAAGGCATCGTAGTCGTCGCGCACCCACTCCAGGCGCGCCCGCGCCGTGAGACGCTCGCTGAAGCGATAATCGACTGAACCGGCCACCCTCATCTCGGTGTAGTCCCCCGCGAGCCGCTGATCGATCAGGCCGTACTGCCCGGTGATCTGGGTCCACCAGAGGGGGCTCCACTGGTGGCGCACCATGCCCTCGGCGTAGTGCCTGGCCACGCGGTCGTCGCTGCCCGGATGGCCGCCCGAGAAGTATTCGAGCTCCCCGTGGTAGGCCAGCTCGACGACCCGGTTTGCACCGCGCTCCCACGACAGGCCGCTGCGCACCCGGACGAAGGTCCTGTCAGCTTCGTCGAGGACGGACTGACTCTCCCGGTCCTGGGTGCTCGGGACGCGCTCGCTCACCCCCTCGGCCTCCAGGAAGAAAGGCGCCGTGCGACGCCACACGAGGTCCGCGGTGAGGTTGGGGATCCACATCGGGTCGATCTCTTCGTCGCCCGTGAAGGCCCAGTACTCGCCGCGCGTGTCGAGGGCAAGCCTGTCCCGGCCCTGGGTCCACTGGAACGCCAGTGCCGGGACCGCGGCGTAGATCGTCTCGTGCACCGGCGCGCGCTCGCCCGGCGCCAGGGGCTCGTGGTCCAGATGCAGGTTGTCCGTGTTCATCGCCCGCCCGCCGAGCGAGAAGTCGTAGGTGACGACGGCACGCGCGGGGGACGCGGACGCGGCGAGCATCGCGAGCGCGCCAAGGACGGCCGCCGCCCGCCCGAGGGCTCGGGCGCCCGTCACCGCGGCACCATGACGATGTCCCCCGGGGCAAGGGCGACGTTCTGCACGAGGTCCGCGCGCTTGAGGATGCGCGAGAGGTCGACCTTGATCTCCGTCTTCTTCCCGTCCGGGGCAGGGCGCACGACCTTCACCGCGCCGAGGTCGGCGAAGTCCGTCGCCCCTCCCCCGGCCACGAACGCGTCCAGCACCGTCAGCCCCTCGCGGTACGGCAGCGTCTGCGGGGTGCGGACCTCGCCCACGACGAGGACACGCTCCGGCGCCTGCTTGAACGGCACGATCACGATGTCGCCCGGCGCGAGGACGGCATTCTGCTGGAGCGCGCCCTGCTTGAGCACGGCCTCGAGGTCCACCGCCATCTCGACGCTTCCGCCCCCGCCCTGCTGGCGGGCGATCTTCACGCCCCGGAGATCGGCGGTCGCGGTCCCGCCCCCCGCGCCGAGGTAGGCGTCGAGGATCGTCATGCCGTCCTGGTAGGGAAGCGCGTGCGGCTGCGCCACCTCGCCGACGACGAGCACGCGCCCGAGCGTCACCTCCCGGACCGGGACGACCAGGATGTCACCGGGCGCGAGCAGCGGCCCGGCGCCGGACTCCTGCCCGCCCGCGGCAACCGAGAGGTTCGCCGGCACCCGCTCGCTCCCGCGCAGGACGTAGGCCCGCGACAGGTCCGCCTCCGGCGTCGCCCCCCCGGCCTGGGCCAGCAGCTGCCGCGCCGTGATCGGCGCGACGAGGGTGAACATGCCGTTGGCGATGGCCCCCTGCGTGTAGACGCGGTAGCCGGTGGCCGCGGTGACCGTCACGGTCACGTTCGGCGCGTTGACGAACGACGAGAACTTCTCGGCGAGCGCCTGCGCGATCTGCAACGCGGTGAGACCGGCCGCCTGCACATCCCCGATGAGCGGGAGAGTGATCTTCCCGTCGGGACGGACGGTCACCGCCTGGCTCAGGTCGACGTTCTTCCACACGGTGACCTGGAGGCCATCCCCGCCACCGACGACGTATTCCGCCGGCGCCGCCGCGGCGGGCGCGCGCCACGCCAGGACCGCCAGCGCCAGGACCACCCCGACCGCTCTTCCGGCTAGCCTCTTCACGCTCCCTCCTCGCATGCGCACGGTCTCACCTCGGGACCACGACGATGTCCCCGGGCTCGAGCGCCAGGTTCCTCGCCAAATCACCCTTCTTGAGCATCCGCGCCAGATTGACCTCGACCTCGCGGCGCTCGCCCCGGGCGCGCACGATGCGCACCGCCCCCAGATCCGCGAACTCGGTGCCCCCGCCCGCGGCCACCAACGCGTCGAGCACCGTCATCCCATCCTTGAAGGGGATGCTGCTCGGCGTGCGCACCTCCCCCGCGATCAGGACGCGGCGGGTCGCGTCCCGGAACGGCACGACAAGGACATCCTCCGGCTCCAGTTCCGGGTAGGACTCCGGGGTCGCGCTCCCCCCGGCCCGCGGCTCGAGGTCGACCGGGATGCGCGCACCGCGGCGGAGGATGAACGCCCCGGAGAGATCCGCCTCGGCCGTCGGCCCGCCGGCACGCGCC
This region of bacterium genomic DNA includes:
- a CDS encoding polysaccharide biosynthesis/export family protein, which translates into the protein MKRLAGRAVGVVLALAVLAWRAPAAAAPAEYVVGGGDGLQVTVWKNVDLSQAVTVRPDGKITLPLIGDVQAAGLTALQIAQALAEKFSSFVNAPNVTVTVTAATGYRVYTQGAIANGMFTLVAPITARQLLAQAGGATPEADLSRAYVLRGSERVPANLSVAAGGQESGAGPLLAPGDILVVPVREVTLGRVLVVGEVAQPHALPYQDGMTILDAYLGAGGGTATADLRGVKIARQQGGGGSVEMAVDLEAVLKQGALQQNAVLAPGDIVIVPFKQAPERVLVVGEVRTPQTLPYREGLTVLDAFVAGGGATDFADLGAVKVVRPAPDGKKTEIKVDLSRILKRADLVQNVALAPGDIVMVPR
- a CDS encoding XrtA/PEP-CTERM system exopolysaccharide export protein yields the protein MRRLAVTALALCGLALAGPGGLSAAQPYLIGGGDALQINVWKNPELSQTVTVRPDGMITLPLVRDIPASGQTAMDLGKAIESRLSAFVNAPNVTVTVMTAANYRVYTHGAVANGMFPLAAPVNVLQLLARAGGPTAEADLSGAFILRRGARIPVDLEPRAGGSATPESYPELEPEDVLVVPFRDATRRVLIAGEVRTPSSIPFKDGMTVLDALVAAGGGTEFADLGAVRIVRARGERREVEVNLARMLKKGDLARNLALEPGDIVVVPR